One window of the Lactobacillus sp. PV034 genome contains the following:
- the rpe gene encoding ribulose-phosphate 3-epimerase encodes MSILAPSILNANTMNLGSDIQEAIDGGVKRFHIDIMDGHFVPNLSYGPELVENFTTTFPNMEAEIHLMSNNLDVTIPAFVKAGADLLEFHYEATDDVEKWLKYLKDHNVKAGLVINPDTSVEVIKPYLDQIDQLLIMTVKPGFGGQSFRADSSTRIAQAKKIIAEAGKDIPIEVDGGIDDKTAEIAKAAGADVFVAGSFIFKKGPIAQQILKLENILI; translated from the coding sequence ATGAGTATACTTGCACCATCAATTTTGAATGCTAATACAATGAATCTAGGTAGTGATATTCAGGAGGCCATCGATGGTGGCGTTAAAAGATTTCATATTGATATTATGGATGGACACTTTGTGCCTAATCTTTCTTATGGACCAGAATTAGTTGAGAATTTTACGACTACTTTTCCAAATATGGAAGCTGAAATCCACTTAATGAGTAATAATTTAGATGTAACTATTCCAGCCTTTGTAAAAGCTGGTGCTGATCTTCTAGAATTTCACTATGAAGCTACTGACGATGTAGAAAAATGGTTAAAATATTTAAAAGATCATAATGTTAAAGCAGGCTTAGTGATTAATCCTGATACTTCAGTTGAAGTTATTAAGCCTTACTTAGATCAAATTGACCAATTATTAATAATGACCGTTAAGCCAGGGTTTGGTGGTCAAAGTTTTAGAGCAGACTCAAGTACTCGAATCGCACAAGCTAAAAAAATTATTGCTGAAGCAGGTAAAGATATTCCAATAGAAGTAGATGGGGGAATTGATGATAAGACCGCTGAGATCGCAAAAGCAGCTGGAGCTGATGTCTTTGTGGCTGGATCATTTATCTTTAAAAAGGGTCCAATTGCTCAACAAATTCTTAAACTAGAGAATATCTTAATATGA
- a CDS encoding thiamine diphosphokinase: MRAVAVLGGPIANWPIDIKEKIKKAQASGAVVAASDRGSLFLLELGIIPDLAVGDFDSLRKVELDKIEEKVKDIRYAKPEKDETDSELLFLTLFEDYQIEQVELYGATGGRLDHFFVNLFTFLNAPLNKYMGQVRIIDQQNLILFLKPGTNSLQPLASYNYLGVGNLTPVRNLNIEGAKYPLKQFSSHSPRMFSSNEFIKQNQIKVTFDEGDVIAIYSRDQERFSNI; the protein is encoded by the coding sequence ATGAGGGCAGTAGCAGTATTAGGTGGGCCAATTGCCAATTGGCCGATAGATATCAAAGAAAAAATTAAAAAGGCTCAAGCTAGTGGTGCAGTGGTTGCCGCTAGCGATCGTGGTAGCCTTTTTTTATTAGAATTAGGGATTATCCCAGATTTAGCTGTAGGTGATTTTGATTCTTTAAGAAAAGTAGAATTAGATAAAATCGAAGAAAAAGTTAAAGATATCCGTTATGCTAAGCCGGAAAAAGATGAAACTGATTCAGAATTATTATTTTTAACTTTATTCGAAGATTATCAAATTGAGCAGGTAGAACTTTATGGAGCAACAGGTGGTAGATTAGATCACTTTTTTGTTAATTTGTTTACTTTTTTAAATGCACCGTTAAATAAATATATGGGGCAGGTACGAATTATTGATCAGCAAAATCTAATTCTTTTTTTGAAACCAGGAACAAATTCTCTTCAACCACTAGCTAGTTATAATTACTTAGGTGTTGGCAACCTGACTCCAGTAAGAAATCTTAATATTGAAGGGGCTAAATATCCCTTGAAGCAGTTTAGTTCTCATAGTCCCCGGATGTTTTCTTCAAATGAATTTATCAAGCAAAATCAAATTAAAGTAACTTTTGATGAAGGAGATGTAATAGCAATTTATTCTCGTGATCAGGAGCGATTTAGTAATATTTAA
- a CDS encoding IS3 family transposase — translation MSKLTKQDKIDIYNYWKKYGKTSTWLSKKYRINSGNIRYMLNLIDRHGINILDRSSSAYTIEFKEEAIRRVLINNEIAQHVSLDLALPSQGLIHNWIRKYKEDGYNVINHKKGKPSHEKQRPTNQRTSKTTKRPKTRELKAYCRKRICKKIKRLSFSKKKPKAKEIAQVVTELRHELHVTVTFILNTINSNPDLPHLSKSNYYYVLKQDDKDLKNQDIMKRIKEIFEEHKHRYGYRRITAQLHIEGVKINHKKVKRLMKKMHLFGIAIRRRRKYSSYQGTVGKIKPNLICRNFLAILPDRKWYSDITEFHLNGEKLYLSPIMDGCTHEIISYTLSRHPVLEQVMNMLELAYKDHPALNGLIFHTDQGWQYQHPAFQNWLKNHGIEQSMSRKGNSLDDGLMEGFFGILKREMFYGFEKTFKNLDELEEAIKEYIYYYNNKRIKSSIKNHTPIQYRNMVLNQMA, via the coding sequence ATGTCTAAATTAACAAAACAAGATAAAATTGATATTTATAATTATTGGAAAAAATATGGAAAAACTTCTACATGGTTAAGTAAAAAATACAGAATAAACTCAGGTAATATCCGTTATATGCTTAATTTGATAGATCGTCATGGAATCAATATTTTAGATAGATCTTCTTCTGCTTATACAATTGAATTTAAGGAAGAAGCAATTAGAAGAGTACTTATTAACAATGAAATTGCGCAACACGTATCCTTAGATTTAGCCTTGCCTAGCCAGGGTCTAATCCATAATTGGATTCGCAAATATAAAGAAGATGGGTATAATGTCATTAATCACAAGAAAGGCAAACCATCTCATGAAAAACAAAGACCAACAAATCAAAGAACTTCAAAAACAACTAAAAGACCTAAAACAAGAGAACTTAAGGCTTACTGTCGAAAACGAATTTGTAAAAAAATTAAGCGCCTTAGTTTCTCAAAGAAAAAACCAAAAGCCAAAGAAATAGCTCAGGTGGTTACTGAACTAAGGCATGAACTTCATGTAACCGTAACTTTTATCTTAAATACAATTAATTCTAATCCTGATTTGCCTCATTTATCTAAAAGCAATTACTACTATGTTTTAAAACAGGATGATAAAGATTTAAAAAATCAAGATATCATGAAACGGATTAAAGAAATATTTGAGGAACACAAGCATAGATACGGCTATAGGAGAATTACAGCCCAATTACACATTGAAGGCGTTAAAATTAATCACAAGAAAGTAAAGCGTCTAATGAAAAAGATGCATCTATTTGGTATTGCAATTAGACGTAGAAGAAAATACTCAAGTTATCAGGGTACCGTAGGTAAAATCAAACCTAATTTGATCTGTCGCAATTTTCTAGCTATTTTGCCAGATAGAAAGTGGTACTCTGATATAACCGAATTTCATTTAAATGGAGAAAAACTATATTTATCACCAATTATGGATGGTTGCACTCATGAAATAATTTCTTACACTCTTAGTCGTCATCCAGTCTTAGAACAAGTAATGAACATGCTTGAATTAGCTTATAAAGATCATCCTGCATTAAATGGGCTTATCTTTCATACTGATCAAGGCTGGCAATATCAACATCCAGCATTTCAAAATTGGCTTAAAAATCACGGGATTGAACAATCAATGTCTAGAAAAGGTAATTCATTAGATGATGGATTAATGGAAGGATTTTTTGGCATTTTAAAGCGAGAAATGTTCTATGGCTTTGAGAAAACATTTAAGAATTTAGATGAGCTGGAAGAAGCAATCAAAGAATATATTTATTACTACAATAACAAAAGAATTAAGAGCTCAATAAAAAACCATACTCCGATTCAATATCGAAATATGGTTTTAAATCAAATGGCTTAA
- the rpmB gene encoding 50S ribosomal protein L28, with protein MAKDFITGRKTTFGNKRSKALNSTRRSWKPNLQKVRILVNGKPKRVWVSTKALKSGKVTRV; from the coding sequence ATGGCAAAAGACTTTATTACTGGCCGCAAGACCACTTTCGGTAACAAGCGTTCAAAGGCTTTGAACTCTACTAGACGTTCATGGAAGCCAAACCTTCAAAAAGTTCGCATTCTTGTCAATGGCAAGCCAAAGCGTGTTTGGGTTTCAACTAAAGCATTGAAATCAGGTAAGGTTACCCGAGTTTAA
- a CDS encoding Asp23/Gls24 family envelope stress response protein, which yields MAVKIKAKYGLIDISNNVIATVVGGAATSNYGVVGMASKNTIRDGAFTILNRENYRRGVVIKSKDNQIIVDVYIIVGYGLKISEVSRNVQDSVKYNLEHLLGIKAKSVNVIVQGVKVLDE from the coding sequence ATGGCAGTAAAAATTAAAGCTAAATATGGATTAATTGATATTTCAAATAATGTCATTGCTACTGTTGTTGGTGGTGCAGCTACTTCTAATTATGGAGTAGTCGGGATGGCATCTAAGAATACAATTCGTGATGGTGCTTTTACGATTTTGAATCGTGAAAATTACCGGCGTGGTGTAGTAATTAAATCAAAAGATAATCAAATTATTGTCGATGTTTATATTATTGTTGGTTATGGTCTTAAAATTTCTGAGGTTAGCCGCAATGTGCAAGATAGTGTAAAATATAATCTCGAACATCTTTTAGGCATTAAAGCAAAATCAGTCAATGTAATTGTACAGGGCGTAAAAGTCTTAGACGAATAG